In one Agathobacter rectalis ATCC 33656 genomic region, the following are encoded:
- a CDS encoding CidA/LrgA family protein, whose translation MKLLKQFLIILAISFVGEILKYLLPLPVPASIYGMVILFIGLLTGLIPLNSVRSAGKFMIEIMPVMFIPAGVGLMSSWGNLKPVLVPVIVITVVALLTVMIATGHVSQLVIRMQKRKRADAGENK comes from the coding sequence ATGAAATTATTAAAGCAATTTCTCATCATACTTGCGATTTCGTTTGTAGGTGAGATACTCAAATATTTACTGCCATTGCCTGTTCCGGCGAGCATATATGGCATGGTTATACTTTTCATAGGTCTGCTGACAGGCCTGATACCGCTTAACTCTGTAAGGAGTGCAGGCAAATTCATGATAGAGATAATGCCTGTCATGTTTATCCCTGCGGGAGTGGGACTTATGTCATCCTGGGGCAATCTTAAGCCGGTGCTCGTACCGGTGATTGTAATCACGGTTGTGGCACTTCTTACTGTAATGATTGCTACAGGACATGTTTCACAGCTCGTAATCCGTATGCAGAAGCGCAAGAGGGCTGATGCTGGAGAAAATAAATAA
- a CDS encoding YoaK family protein, translated as MTEKEKIRIQTSETFLLSAILALSGGFQDAYTYNVRNEVFSNAQTGNVVLMSQHLMMGEWMKGLSYLFPILSFALGVLVAERIGHRYKKAKRIHWRQIVVAIEIIILFVVGFIPHRYDMIATMLVSFSCSMQVQSFRKVNGYGYASTMCIGNLRSGTESLSIYLRDRNIGALKKTAHYYGIILIFAIGAGIGGVCSLHIGIRAIWASSVLLAIVCTMMVREHR; from the coding sequence ATGACTGAAAAAGAAAAAATAAGGATTCAGACATCAGAGACCTTTTTGCTGAGTGCGATTCTGGCACTTTCCGGAGGCTTTCAGGATGCCTACACCTACAATGTGAGAAATGAGGTGTTCTCGAATGCGCAGACAGGAAACGTAGTGCTGATGAGCCAGCATCTGATGATGGGTGAATGGATGAAGGGACTATCGTATCTTTTCCCAATCCTTTCATTTGCACTCGGTGTGCTTGTGGCAGAGAGAATCGGGCATAGATATAAGAAGGCAAAGCGCATCCACTGGCGTCAGATAGTAGTGGCGATAGAGATAATCATACTGTTTGTGGTCGGCTTCATACCACACAGGTACGATATGATAGCGACCATGCTTGTATCATTCAGCTGTTCTATGCAGGTGCAGTCCTTCAGAAAGGTAAACGGCTACGGCTATGCCAGCACCATGTGCATCGGCAACTTAAGAAGCGGCACAGAGAGTCTGTCAATATATCTGCGTGACAGAAATATCGGGGCACTGAAAAAGACCGCGCACTACTATGGAATTATTCTGATATTTGCAATAGGAGCAGGTATAGGCGGAGTGTGCTCACTGCACATAGGAATACGCGCTATATGGGCTTCAAGCGTGCTGCTTGCCATTGTATGTACAATGATGGTCAGGGAACACAGATAA
- a CDS encoding GGDEF and EAL domain-containing protein, whose product MRIVYGLGVLLEAILIAHCAIGSFKKHDRLGKSVCIYETLTFACAIVFFVFTFVPGHTVTVLAKGLTMALFDWMLIALMFYTQYYTGAVKTFKGVQAASMIFAVLDTYMLIENTWTNKIFDIESIKAENIKVVFNNDSLWYRLHFIFTYAFVILIIFTYLYMIIKSSRMYREAYGAIAVVIFIGFSFDIATIGSDSIYDLTMIIYGAIAIIIYYLTYRYVPNELIENMLSLVVRDMNNGIICYDRKGRCIYYNDLMEAIYRHGGNMSVYESKYSQWIEKLGDDRRDSMTFQTTDIEINGEKHYFEIAYKRIYDESNRVICDYFVYNDRTQMYESWEQEKYKASHDSLTGLLNRDQFYEDVHDMVNKYHDTTFYLICSNIKDFKFINEIFGMEKGNQVLLKQAKLMSSNPSERTICARLMNDRFALCLPREEFDEKRVADSIKELQREFSGNSFHLHTYMGVYEIRDRDEAVSIMVDKANIAADTIKNNYDCCVAYYDEHLLEISIEQRRLLGEFEPALQNDEFVMYLQPQVKRDGAAKGAEALVRWVHPSRGILTPYAFIDILENAGLIYKLDLYIWEKAAQKLAEWKEKGYGSYHISVNISTKDFYIIDIYETFTGLINKYGIAASNLHLEITETTLMTDFEKNMNIIHKLQDVGFRVEIDDFGSGYSSLNMLKDISADVLKIDMGFLRKSENEVKGQDILESIITLAGKIGMDVITEGVETKKQLDMLTMMGCHEFQGYYFSKPVPVSEFEEKYLV is encoded by the coding sequence ATGAGGATAGTATATGGACTGGGAGTATTGCTGGAAGCAATACTGATTGCACATTGCGCAATCGGTTCCTTTAAAAAACATGACAGACTCGGTAAAAGTGTGTGTATATATGAGACGTTGACATTTGCCTGCGCTATAGTCTTTTTTGTTTTTACATTTGTGCCGGGGCACACTGTTACAGTACTTGCGAAAGGGCTTACTATGGCTCTGTTTGACTGGATGCTCATCGCTCTTATGTTTTATACACAGTATTATACAGGTGCTGTAAAGACCTTCAAGGGAGTGCAGGCTGCTTCCATGATATTTGCGGTGCTGGACACATATATGCTTATAGAGAACACCTGGACTAATAAGATTTTTGATATAGAATCCATAAAAGCTGAGAATATTAAGGTGGTATTCAATAATGACAGCCTATGGTACAGGCTGCATTTTATATTCACATATGCGTTTGTGATTCTGATTATTTTTACATATCTGTATATGATTATCAAATCATCGCGCATGTACAGGGAGGCATATGGGGCTATAGCGGTAGTTATCTTTATCGGCTTTTCGTTTGACATTGCTACTATAGGTTCGGACTCCATATATGACCTCACCATGATTATATATGGTGCTATAGCTATTATCATATATTACCTGACATACAGATATGTGCCGAATGAGCTTATAGAAAATATGCTCTCTCTTGTGGTCCGCGATATGAACAATGGTATCATCTGCTATGACAGAAAGGGCAGGTGCATATATTACAATGACCTGATGGAGGCTATTTACAGGCATGGCGGCAATATGTCTGTTTATGAAAGTAAATATAGTCAGTGGATTGAAAAGCTGGGAGATGACAGAAGGGACAGTATGACCTTCCAGACAACAGATATTGAAATAAACGGTGAAAAGCACTACTTTGAGATTGCCTACAAGCGCATATATGATGAGAGCAATCGCGTTATATGTGATTATTTTGTATACAATGACCGTACACAGATGTATGAGTCGTGGGAGCAGGAAAAGTACAAGGCATCGCATGACAGTCTGACCGGACTTTTGAACCGTGACCAGTTCTATGAGGATGTGCACGATATGGTGAACAAGTATCATGACACAACCTTCTACCTGATTTGCAGCAATATAAAGGATTTCAAATTCATCAATGAGATATTTGGAATGGAGAAGGGCAATCAGGTGCTCTTAAAGCAGGCGAAGCTCATGTCATCAAATCCATCAGAGAGAACTATTTGTGCAAGGCTTATGAATGACCGCTTTGCGCTGTGTCTGCCAAGAGAAGAGTTTGATGAAAAAAGAGTGGCAGATTCAATAAAAGAGCTGCAGCGTGAGTTTTCGGGCAATTCTTTCCATCTGCATACATACATGGGTGTGTATGAGATAAGAGACAGGGATGAGGCTGTCAGCATTATGGTAGACAAGGCTAATATAGCGGCAGACACCATAAAGAATAATTACGACTGCTGTGTGGCATACTATGATGAGCATCTGCTTGAGATATCAATAGAGCAGAGACGTCTGCTCGGTGAATTTGAGCCGGCATTGCAAAATGATGAGTTTGTCATGTACTTACAGCCACAGGTGAAACGTGATGGTGCTGCAAAGGGCGCAGAAGCGCTGGTGCGCTGGGTTCATCCATCAAGAGGCATCCTGACACCGTATGCTTTTATTGATATTTTAGAGAACGCAGGTCTCATTTACAAGCTTGACCTCTATATATGGGAGAAGGCGGCACAAAAGCTTGCAGAGTGGAAGGAAAAAGGCTATGGAAGCTATCATATATCTGTAAATATATCTACAAAGGACTTTTACATCATAGATATATATGAGACCTTTACAGGGCTGATTAATAAATATGGCATAGCAGCGTCCAATCTGCATCTGGAGATTACAGAGACAACGCTGATGACCGATTTTGAGAAGAATATGAATATTATCCACAAGCTTCAGGACGTAGGCTTCAGGGTGGAGATTGATGATTTCGGAAGCGGTTACTCATCACTCAACATGCTAAAGGACATCAGTGCCGATGTGCTGAAAATCGATATGGGCTTCCTTCGCAAATCTGAGAACGAGGTCAAGGGACAGGATATATTAGAGAGTATCATCACGCTTGCAGGCAAGATAGGCATGGACGTCATCACAGAGGGTGTGGAGACGAAAAAGCAGCTGGATATGCTTACAATGATGGGATGTCATGAGTTCCAGGGATATTATTTCTCAAAACCGGTACCGGTATCTGAGTTTGAAGAAAAGTATCTGGTATAG
- the atpC gene encoding ATP synthase F1 subunit epsilon produces the protein MATNTFYLKVIAANRVFYSGRCRSIIVPEFDGQKEILAHHEDMVIAVDEGEMRFQPEGSDNWEYAVVGMGFVEIVNNRVTLLVETAEHPEEIDIARAREAKERAEEQLRQKQSIQEYYHSRASLARAMTRLKATSGK, from the coding sequence ATGGCAACAAATACATTTTATCTAAAGGTAATAGCTGCTAACAGAGTGTTTTACTCAGGAAGATGTCGTTCCATAATAGTCCCTGAGTTCGATGGCCAGAAGGAAATCCTCGCCCACCACGAGGATATGGTCATAGCCGTCGATGAGGGTGAGATGAGATTCCAGCCGGAGGGCAGTGACAACTGGGAGTACGCGGTAGTGGGAATGGGCTTCGTAGAGATAGTCAACAACCGTGTGACACTGCTTGTCGAGACAGCCGAGCATCCGGAGGAAATCGATATAGCAAGGGCAAGAGAGGCAAAGGAGAGAGCCGAGGAGCAGCTTCGACAGAAGCAGAGTATCCAGGAGTACTATCACTCAAGAGCTTCGCTGGCCCGTGCCATGACACGACTGAAAGCAACTTCAGGAAAATAA
- the atpD gene encoding F0F1 ATP synthase subunit beta, with amino-acid sequence MKTGKIIQVMGPVVDVEFEDENLPAIRDALEVLNGDKKSVMEVAQHIGNNTVRCIMLASSEGLHRDMEVTATGAGIKTPVGEQTLGRLFNVLGEAIDGGAQPDTEEKWEIHREPPTFEEQNPAEEILETGIKVIDLLAPYAKGGKIGLFGGAGVGKTVLIQELISNIATEHGGYSIFTGVGERSREGNDLWTEMKESGVLEKTALVFGQMNEPPGARMRVAETGLTMAEYFRDEKHQNVLLFIDNIFRFTQAGSEVSALLGRMPSAVGYQPTLATEMGELQERIASTKNGSVTSVQAVYVPADDLTDPAPATTFAHLDATTVLSRKIVEQGIYPAVDPLESTSRILEPDIVGEEHYQVARKVQEILQKYKELQDIIAILGMEELADEDKVLVYRARKIQKFLSQPFHVAENFTGIQGVYVPVEETIKGFKAIIDGEMDEYPENAFFNVGTIEDVKEKAKTMQQ; translated from the coding sequence ATGAAAACAGGAAAAATTATCCAGGTTATGGGTCCTGTTGTCGATGTAGAGTTCGAGGATGAGAACCTGCCGGCAATCAGAGACGCACTAGAAGTTTTAAATGGTGACAAAAAAAGTGTGATGGAAGTCGCACAGCATATTGGAAATAATACAGTACGCTGTATCATGCTTGCTTCCAGTGAGGGACTTCACAGAGATATGGAAGTAACAGCCACAGGCGCCGGCATCAAGACACCTGTCGGAGAGCAGACTCTCGGCAGACTGTTCAACGTGCTCGGTGAAGCTATCGATGGCGGAGCACAGCCTGATACAGAAGAAAAATGGGAAATCCACAGAGAACCACCAACATTTGAGGAGCAGAACCCTGCAGAGGAAATCCTCGAGACAGGTATCAAGGTTATCGACCTCCTTGCCCCATATGCAAAGGGTGGAAAAATCGGACTCTTCGGAGGAGCCGGAGTAGGAAAAACAGTCCTCATCCAGGAGCTCATCAGCAATATCGCAACAGAGCACGGCGGCTACTCAATCTTTACAGGAGTCGGAGAGCGTTCCAGAGAGGGAAATGATCTCTGGACAGAAATGAAGGAATCAGGAGTTCTGGAAAAAACAGCCTTAGTGTTCGGACAGATGAACGAGCCACCAGGAGCACGTATGCGTGTAGCTGAGACAGGACTTACAATGGCAGAGTATTTCAGGGATGAGAAGCACCAGAACGTGCTGCTTTTCATCGACAATATATTCCGTTTCACACAGGCAGGTTCAGAGGTTTCAGCACTTTTAGGACGTATGCCTTCAGCCGTAGGTTATCAGCCTACACTGGCTACTGAGATGGGTGAGCTGCAGGAGAGAATCGCATCTACAAAGAACGGTTCGGTAACATCGGTACAGGCCGTATACGTACCAGCCGATGACCTCACAGACCCGGCTCCGGCTACAACTTTCGCACATCTGGATGCCACAACAGTTCTTTCAAGAAAGATTGTTGAACAGGGTATTTACCCGGCAGTAGACCCGCTTGAGTCTACATCACGTATCCTCGAGCCTGATATCGTAGGCGAGGAGCATTACCAGGTAGCACGAAAGGTACAGGAGATTCTCCAGAAGTACAAGGAGCTGCAGGATATCATCGCAATCCTCGGTATGGAGGAGCTGGCAGATGAGGACAAGGTACTTGTATACAGAGCAAGAAAAATCCAGAAGTTCCTCTCACAGCCATTCCACGTAGCTGAGAACTTCACAGGTATCCAGGGTGTCTATGTGCCTGTAGAGGAGACTATCAAGGGCTTCAAGGCCATCATAGATGGTGAGATGGACGAGTATCCTGAGAACGCATTTTTCAATGTCGGAACAATCGAGGACGTCAAGGAAAAAGCAAAGACTATGCAGCAGTAA